The genomic interval ACAATTTGAGTTGACAGATCAATGGCTGTGGGCGTGATGGCGTTCATCGTGCCGCGCACACCGCCTACGATGCGAATGCGTGCCGCACGCCCCAAACTTTGTGCATCGTCCACATCCCCAAACAAGGCAACGGTCATTCCTAAGGCCAGTGGGCTGCTAAAGGTGGGTGTACTGCTGTCATAGCTGGTGCTGAAATCATCACTGTCGTAAACCACGGAATCAGTCGTTTCAAAACGCACGCCGTTGACAACAATTGAGCCCAAACCGCTGATCGAACCTTGGTAGGCAGCGGCAGCGCCGTTGAACGTGGCGGCGCCTGCCGGATTGGTCGACCATGTGGCGTCACTGTGACCGTTGTCACTTCCGCCGCCGCCACCCCCACATGCGCTGAGGAAGCCGGCAGTGGCTAACAGCAAGGCAACTATTTGTGGTTTTAAAACAGAACGTGACATACCAACTCCACCATTAACGAATGATGAAAGTGTGCAGACCACAGATTAAGACAGTCTTAAGAAGAGCTGCACCAGCCTTAAGAAAACCCTAAGACGCGTTCACTAGCATCGGTTTTGAAAGGTTCAACACCATGCTTCAAAAGTTCTTTGCTTTACTGCTCTTGACGTCGCTTCATGCGGTGGCCGCCACGCCCGCTGAGTTGTTGGCTGGCTACACCGCGCAAGCCGGCCAGCCTGCCAATGCCGCGCGCGGTGAAACGTTTTTCAAAGCCAGCCATGGCCAAGAGTGGCAGTGCACCAGTTGCCACGGCAAATCACCGATGGTGGGCGGTCGTCATGCGAGTACCGACAAAACCATTGAGCCACTCGCGCCTGCGGCCAACGCCAAACGCTTCACCGACAGTGCCAAAGTTGAAAAGTGGTTCCGCCGCAATTGCAAAGACGTGTTGGCGCGTGAATGCACGGCAGTCGAAAAAGCCGATGTGTTGGCTTGGCTCATGACCTTACGTTGATGGAGGTTCTTATGCATGTATGTTTCATACGCCTCATGCGCGGCATGGTGGCCGCAGTCTTGCTGACGACAACATCAGCGTGGGCTGGCAGCGACAAAGGTCTCACGCCGCCCGCGACCTATACCCAAGAGTGCGGCAGCTGCCACTTGGCATTCCCACCCAACTTGCTACCCAAAGCTTCATGGCAGCGCGTGATGAACGGGCTAGACAAACACTACGGCAGCGACGCTTCGTTAGACGTTGCCACACAAAAACAAATCGATGCCTGGCTGCAAACCCACGGCGGCCAAGGCAAGCGTGCGCGCGAGGAGCCGCCACAAGACCGCATCACCCGCTCGGCGTGGTTTGAGCGCAAGCACCGCGAGGTGAGTGCGGCCACCTTCAAGCGTGCGTCCATCAAAAGCCCTGCCAATTGCACCGCTTGCCACCGCGACGCAGCACAAGGTGACTTTGAAGAAGACCGCGTGAGGATTCCAAAATGAAGCCCGTGGTCGATTTAGGCACGCGCATGGCGCACGCCAGCATGGCCCTGGCGTTTCTCATGTCTTATGTCACGTCAGAGTCTGAGTATTGGCGTTTGGTACACGTCTACAGCGGTTACAGCTTGGCGGCGGTGTTGGCGTTTCGCTTGGTGTGGGGGTGGGTGGGACCTGCGTCGGCACGTTGGGGTTTGCTGCTGCGTCGTGTCGCGATGTGGCGCGTGTGGCTGAACAAACTCAAGCAAGGCGAATGGCTCACGCGTAACTTTTGGGTGGGGGCCAGCAGTTGGGTGCTGGGCGCTGCGGTGCTGTTCATTTATGCGTTTTGCACGGTGGCCATTGCCAGCGGGTGGGCTACCTACAATGAACTTTTAGGCGATGGCTGGTTGAACGATGCCCTGCAAGAGTTGCACGAAGGCTTGGGCAACGCGGCCATGGCTGTGGTGTGTGTGCATGTGGGGTTGGTGGTGATGCTGCGCATCTGGCGTGGCCCACAAGCCCTGCGACCCATGTGGCGAGGTTATGCGAATACTTCTGGCCGAGGATGATGAGCTGCTAGGCAGCGGCCTGCGTGCGGGCTTAGACCAGCGCGGCTTCCAAGTCGATTGGGTGCGCGATGGGGTGGCCGCCGAGCGAGAGCTGCTGAGCGCGCAGCACCAAGCGGCGGTGCTGGACATTGGCTTGCCGCGACAAGATGGTTTGGCTGTGTTGAAAGCTGTGCGTGCGCGTGGCATCGACACACCCGTGCTGGTGCTGACGGCACGTGATGCCGTGGCCCAACGCATCGAAGGCCTCAACCTCGGGGCCGACGATTACGTGATCAAGCCTGTGGATTTGGACGAGCTGGCCGCCCGTCTGCATGCCTTGGTGCGCCGCGCCCACGGTAAAACACAAGCCATGCTGCAAATTCGCAACGTGGTGATGGACCCCAGCGCACGGCAGGTGAGCCGCGATGGCGACGCCATCAGCCTGTCCACCCGCGAGTTTGATTTGTTGCAAGCCTTGTTGCTCAACGCTGGCCGCGTGTTGTCACGCGAGCAGCTTGAACAGCACCTGTACCGCTGGGGCCACGAGGTGGAGAGCAACACCATCGAAGTTCATATTCACCACCTGCGCCGCAAAATGGGCGCGGGCTTGATCGACACCGTACGCGGTGTGGGTTACATCGTCATGCCTTAAAGCTATGCGCCAACACTTTTCTTTGCAACAACGCTTGCTCACCCGCACTTTGGGTGCGGTGCTGGTGGTGTGGTTCGCCACTGCGGCTTTTGTGTGGTTTGAAGCTCGGCACGAGGTGGACGAGCTCCTCGACGCCCACCTGGCGCAGTCGGCCGCCTTGTTGGTGGTTCAGCAATCTGTCACGCCCGACGATGACGAGCCCTTGCTGGATGCGCCTACCTTGCACAAATACGCGCACCGCGTGGCCTACCAAGTGTTTCATGAAGACCGCTTGGTCATGCACTCCCCCAACGTGGCGCACACGCCCATGGCTCAGCACACAGAGG from Limnohabitans curvus carries:
- a CDS encoding diheme cytochrome c, translating into MHVCFIRLMRGMVAAVLLTTTSAWAGSDKGLTPPATYTQECGSCHLAFPPNLLPKASWQRVMNGLDKHYGSDASLDVATQKQIDAWLQTHGGQGKRAREEPPQDRITRSAWFERKHREVSAATFKRASIKSPANCTACHRDAAQGDFEEDRVRIPK
- a CDS encoding DUF1924 domain-containing protein, translated to MLQKFFALLLLTSLHAVAATPAELLAGYTAQAGQPANAARGETFFKASHGQEWQCTSCHGKSPMVGGRHASTDKTIEPLAPAANAKRFTDSAKVEKWFRRNCKDVLARECTAVEKADVLAWLMTLR
- a CDS encoding winged helix-turn-helix domain-containing protein, whose translation is MRILLAEDDELLGSGLRAGLDQRGFQVDWVRDGVAAERELLSAQHQAAVLDIGLPRQDGLAVLKAVRARGIDTPVLVLTARDAVAQRIEGLNLGADDYVIKPVDLDELAARLHALVRRAHGKTQAMLQIRNVVMDPSARQVSRDGDAISLSTREFDLLQALLLNAGRVLSREQLEQHLYRWGHEVESNTIEVHIHHLRRKMGAGLIDTVRGVGYIVMP
- a CDS encoding cytochrome b/b6 domain-containing protein, producing MKPVVDLGTRMAHASMALAFLMSYVTSESEYWRLVHVYSGYSLAAVLAFRLVWGWVGPASARWGLLLRRVAMWRVWLNKLKQGEWLTRNFWVGASSWVLGAAVLFIYAFCTVAIASGWATYNELLGDGWLNDALQELHEGLGNAAMAVVCVHVGLVVMLRIWRGPQALRPMWRGYANTSGRG